One genomic segment of Dromaius novaehollandiae isolate bDroNov1 chromosome 12, bDroNov1.hap1, whole genome shotgun sequence includes these proteins:
- the LOC135329617 gene encoding uncharacterized protein LOC135329617: MEGCWTETISLEQSSLFPTLLQLSTEEIIAIWDAVSNYILEELMQDKGVLLAGLGTFCTVREPLRPGKDDVLTVRRPVFQLEMDMVWLQRLQRPKVTLPDNVKIKPLKYRQLSLATSFSRRVVEDCVQETIRLFSAHVRNKEKVAFAFRDVGVLTCQEDKVHMSFYARCTRWLADPCSKAWQCYQPSSVLCCAASPHRHEGLMFSAESLEEALERRPPLVAGECSAAFSSKARAALEASQWVCVTLQRLPTIDLSISGTPAALGTRPSPLHVFPRFQLAVQGSVEAQAAPAGCPQEKEQELEEELGAVRSSKERRPGKLLPHREELSLPVLPKWGEGARQQGMESKPAARTLVNQTAPIPGTSPGKQVGVQYLPHPPAGPQRGRAGATPRGAAQDAACPPTQRFGRAAHVSLLKEEQRQHQASWEEQQAALEKEARRQAQITLVELQYALEQRRRPDTDMPGRPPQRQASAQAKQNMQLLTSYKVLRDRWKERVERNQRRLMVEEERRRALVMRHLQKREQQDRVPGSYHQDGFYAWK, translated from the exons atggagggctgctggaccgagaccatcagcctggagcagagctccttgttcccaacgctgctgcagctctccaccgaag agattatTGCTATTTGGGACGCCGTGTCCAATTacatcctggaagagctgatgcaggacaag ggtgtgctgctagcggGGCTCGGCACCTTCTGCACGGTCCGGGAGCCACTGCGCCCTGGCAAAGACGACGTGCTGACAGTTCGAAGGcctgtgttccagctggaaatggacatggtctggctgcagaggctccagcgtcccaaagtgactctgcctg ACAACGTGAAGATCAAGCCGCTGAAGTACCGGCAGCTGTCCCTGGCCACCTCCTTCTCGAGGCGCGTGGTGGAAGACTGCGTGCAAGAGACCATCCGCTTGTTCTCTGCGCACGTGCGCAACAAAGAGAAGGTCGCCTTTGCCTTCAGGGACGTCGGCGTTCTGACTTGCCAGGAAGACAAAGTGCACATGAGCTTTTATGCCCGCTGCACCCGGTGGCTGGCGGACCCCTGCAGT aaagcctggcagtgttatcagccgagctctgttctttgctgtgcagcttctccgcaCCGGCATGAGGGGCTAATGTTCTCGGCAGAGAGCTTAGAGGAGGCTTTGGAGAGGCGGCCTCCTCTTGTGGCAGGAgaatgctctgctgccttcagcagcaaggcgagagctgccttggaagcctcccaatgggtctgtgttacattgcagagactgcctacgatagatctctccatctccggcacacctgctgccctggggacccggcctagccctctgcatgtgttcccgag gtttcagctcgctgtgcaaggcagcgtagaggcccaggctgcccccgccggctgcccacaggagaaggagcaggagctggaagaagagcttggggccgtcaggagcagcaaag agaggcgtcctggcaagctcctgccgcaccgcGAGGAGCTTTCTCTCCCCGTGCTGCCAAAGTGGGGGGAAGGCGCGAGGCagcaaggcatggagagcaagcctgctgccag gacccttgtgaaccagacggcccccataccgggcacctccccggggaagcaggttggcgtgcaatacctcccgcaccctcccgccggacctcagcgtggccgtgccggcgccactcccaggggtgcagcacag gatgcagcctgccctcccacgcagaggtttggaagagctgcccacgtctccctcttgaaagaggagcagaggcagcaccaagcatcgtgggaggaacagcaggccgcactggagaaagaggcccgGCGTCAGGCCCAG atcacACTAGTGGAGCTGCAATACGCCCTCGAGCAGCGTCGTCGCCCAGACACTGACATgccggggaggcccccccaacg gcaagcgtccgcgcaagcaaagcagaacatgcagcttctgacttcctacaaagttcttcgggacaggtggaaggaaagggtggaacgaAACCAACGGAggctgatggtggaggaggagcggcgccg cgctttggtgatgcgccacctccagaagagagagcagcaggaccgtgtgccgggcagttaccaccaagatggcttttatgcgtggaaataa